The following are from one region of the Molothrus aeneus isolate 106 chromosome 7, BPBGC_Maene_1.0, whole genome shotgun sequence genome:
- the DCAF17 gene encoding DDB1- and CUL4-associated factor 17, producing the protein MCQESTKFKNVWTTHSASPIAYERGRIYMDNYQCCITSIAQQPRLIYQKSKCAKSEKIEDALLLECPLGEMLPSPSDYKASLIVLTVQNWLLRLSADSGEVLEKVYLAGSCCKFFRYLSWDTPQEVMIVKSAQNKLPAAARQAGIQQTVLFYLAVFQVLPLSFIGMLEINKKIFGNSVTDVAVSNGILIVMYSMGLVRLYNFKAILEQFMEQPFDLGQEFNWNGQVGVVGKYPFGLPCNIKITDTPPLLFEASSLENAFQIGGYPWHYIITPNKKKHKGVFHICSLKDNALAKNGIQDMKCCSLEPDWIYFHPDMSGRIIHVGPNLIKVLKLKEVKNHADQMEIAEDFTIVANRENCVNNNVTVTASGRVVKKRFTLLDDDPEQETFKIVDYEDELDLLSTVAVTQIGADGRAHLDFHCNEHGILLKSIPLKESWDVTYSHEVYFDKDLVLHIEQKPNRRFSCYVYQMVCDTARDDDP; encoded by the exons ATGTGTCAG GAAAGTACTAAATTCAAGAATGTTTGGACAACTCATTCTGCATCTCCTATTGCATATGAAAGAGGAAGAATTTACATGGACAATTACCAATGCTGTATTACCAG CATTGCGCAACAGCCAAGACTAATTTATCAAAAGTCAAAGTGTGCCAAGTCTGAAAAAATAGAAGATGCTTTATTATTGGAATGCCCATTG GGGGAAATGCTACCTAGTCCATCAGATTATAAAGCTTCCCTAATAGTCCTGACAGTGCAGAACTGGCTTCTACGTCTCTCTGCTGATAGTGGAGAAGTACTGGAAAAAGTGTATCTTGCTGGTTCCTGTTGCAAATTCTTCAG GTATCTGAGCTGGGATACTCCTCAAGAGGTAATGATTGTAAAGTCAGCTCAGAAtaagctccctgcagcagcacggCAG GCAGGAATCCAACAGACTGTATTGTTTTATCTTGCTGTATTCCAAGTTTTGCCTCTTTCATTCATTGGAATGCTGGAAATAAACAAGAAG ATTTTTGGTAATAGTGTGACAGATGTTGCTGTTTCTAATGGAATCCTGATTGTAATGTATAGCATGGGTCTGGTCAGACTCTATAACTTCAAGGCCATTTTGGAACAG TTCATGGAACAACCATTTGATTTGGGACAAGAATTCAACTGGAATGGTCAGGTGGGAGTTGTAGGAAAGTATCCATTTGGTCTTCCATGTAACATTAAAATAACAG ATACCCCACCTTTGCTATTTGAAGCATCTTCTCTGGAGAATGCATTTCAAATTGGAGGTTACCCTTGGCATTATATCATCAcaccaaacaagaaaaaacataaaGGAGTCTTCCATATTTGTTCTCTGAAAGACAATGCTTTG gcaAAAAATGGCATACAGGATATGAAATGCTGTTCACTTGAACCTGACTGGATATATTTCCATCCAGATATGTCAGGCAGAATAATCCACGTGGGACCAAATTTGATAAA AGTCTTAAAGCTTAAGGAAGTTAAAAATCATGCAGATCAAATGGAGATTGCAGAAGATTTTACAATTGTAGCCAACAGAGAAAACTGT GTGAACAACAATGTTACTGTAACAGCCTCTGGTCGGGTGGTGAAGAAGCGTTTCACCTTGCTGGACGATGACCCAGAACAAGAG ACATTCAAAATTGTGGACTATGAAGATGAATTGGATTTACTATCCACTGTGGCAGTTACTCAGATAGGAGCTGATGGAAGAGCTCACCTTGACTTTCATTGCAATGAACATGGGATTCTGCTTAAGAGTATTCCATTAAAGGAGTCCTGGGATGTG acTTACAGTCATGAAGTTTACTTTGACAAAGACCTCGTATTGCATATAGAACAGAAGCCTAATAGGAGATTCAGTTGTTATGTTTACCAAATGGTATGTGATACTGCAAGAGATGATGATCCTTAA